One region of Podospora bellae-mahoneyi strain CBS 112042 chromosome 1 map unlocalized CBS112042p_1.2, whole genome shotgun sequence genomic DNA includes:
- a CDS encoding uncharacterized protein (COG:S; EggNog:ENOG503P1PK), protein MGQPLTALVWAFFGIVALLPSRSQATPSIPMEYCARYNTGLKFDPFVSDFQSMGRCRINCTDLNFAFAILLEKKCWCSSTVPNKADQNDISDCSFPCPGYPDDICGGKGPVYGYLEIAQFKPTATAPPAPFSTTRQPSKTASPDQVVTSEPGGAVETVTVGGVVKTVTAAFPQATGGTVPSSSSGLQAGAVAGIAVGIIGGLSVLGLFVWLLWKKRRQEEQQGFISPMRGGSASGMGSMGSKAPQVTEQPLTWEAKRRSQLMPIDPRLDPFYVRDPNRSRDSVNSLQDNHDYSRRLDAPRVLRATNPDPDY, encoded by the exons ATGGGGCAACCACTAACCGCCCTTGTCTGGGCTTTCTTTGGCATCGTTGCTCTGCTACCCAGCCGCTCTCAGGCAACGCCCTCTATCCCAATGGAGTATTGTGCCAGATACAACACTGGTCTCAAGTTTGACCCAT TTGTCAGCGACTTCCAGAGCATGGGTCGTTGCAGAATAAACTGCACGGATCTGAACTTTGCTTTCGCAATTCTGCTCGAGAAAAAGTGCTGGTGCTCAAGCACCGTCCCTAACAAGGCCGATCAGAACGACATCTCGGACTGCAGTTTTCCATGCCCGGGCTATCCCGACGATATTTGCGGTGGAAAGGGTCCTGTTTATGGGTATCTTGAGATTGCCCAGTTCAAGCCTACAGCAACAGCGCCGCCAGCCCCATTTTCCACCACCCGACAGCCGTCCAAAACAGCATCC CCTGATCAAGTCGTCACGTCGGAACCGGGCGGCGCAGTGGAGACGGTAACCGTTGGAGGCGTCGTCAAAACTGTGACGGCGGCCTTTCCCCAAGCCACCGGCGGGACGGTGCCAAGTTCTAGCAGTGGCCTGCAGGCCGGAGCCGTTGCCGGCATTGCCGTAGGCATCATCGGTGGCTTGTCGGTTCTTGGACTGTTCGTCTGGCTCttgtggaagaagaggagacaAGAAGAGCAGCAGGGATTTATCTCACCCATGAGAGGTGGTAGTGCTTCGGGCATGGGCTCTATGGGGTCAAAAGCCCCTCAAGTGACGGAGCAGCCATTAACATGGGAGGCCAAACGTCGAAGCCAGCTCATGCCCATTGACCCGCGACTCGATCCGTTCTACGTACGCGATCCGAACCGAAGCCGCGACAGCGTCAACTCCCTACAAGACAACCACGACTATTCCAGACGACTTGATGCGCCACGAGTGCTGAGAGCCACCAATCCAGACCCCGATTATTAG